In Blastopirellula sediminis, the following proteins share a genomic window:
- the rph gene encoding ribonuclease PH codes for MARHDGRKPNELRELKIKRRFTKNAAGSVLIQTGATTVLCTASVESSVPPWLKGSGKGWITAEYNMLPGSTPTRKSRKVDGRTTEIQRLIGRSLRAVADLEALGEQMITVDCDVLDADGGTRTASITGAFIALVDALQTIQLPIPGKFPLVDSVAAVSVGLVNGAGALDLDYVEDVDAEVDMNVVMTGSGKFVEVQGAGEEATFTEDELLKLIQLGKHGVKQLTAAQAKALGKKWLW; via the coding sequence ATGGCCCGCCACGACGGACGCAAACCGAACGAACTGCGCGAACTGAAGATCAAACGCCGCTTTACCAAGAACGCGGCCGGCAGCGTGCTGATTCAAACCGGCGCGACGACTGTCTTGTGCACCGCCAGCGTCGAGTCGAGCGTTCCGCCATGGCTCAAAGGAAGCGGCAAAGGTTGGATCACCGCCGAGTACAACATGCTCCCCGGCAGCACGCCGACCCGCAAGTCGCGCAAAGTCGATGGCCGCACCACCGAGATCCAGCGGTTGATCGGCCGCAGCCTGCGAGCGGTCGCCGACTTGGAAGCGCTCGGCGAGCAGATGATCACGGTCGACTGCGATGTGCTCGACGCCGACGGCGGGACGCGCACCGCCAGCATCACCGGCGCGTTCATCGCCCTGGTCGACGCTCTGCAAACGATCCAACTGCCGATCCCCGGCAAGTTCCCGCTGGTCGATAGCGTCGCCGCGGTCAGCGTCGGCCTGGTCAACGGAGCTGGCGCCCTCGATCTCGATTACGTCGAGGACGTCGACGCCGAAGTCGACATGAACGTCGTCATGACCGGCAGCGGCAAGTTCGTCGAAGTCCAAGGCGCCGGCGAAGAGGCGACCTTTACCGAAGACGAGCTGCTGAAGCTGATCCAGCTCGGCAAGCATGGAGTAAAGCAATTGACGGCCGCCCAGGCGAAAGCGCTGGGAAAGAAGTGGCTTTGGTAA
- the argF gene encoding ornithine carbamoyltransferase — MRNLLSLFDLSTEEIEAIFSIAADLKAKLAKGVREPLLQGRVMGLLFEKQSLRTRVSFETGMAQLGGSSLFLGEDVGWGKRETPQDFGRVISQYLDFIVCRAKSHERVTELAEHCTCSIINGLTDLFHPCQALADLMTVQEEFGSLKGMKIAYVGDGNNVSRSLALACAKMGAEFAIASPEGYELDQPFLIRVDQACPDSFVKMTHDPFEAVDGAVAVYTDVWASMGQEAEQAQREVAFADYQVNKKLMDAAAKDAIFLHCLPAKRGQEVTDEVMDAKTSRIVEQAGNRMHAQKGVLVWLSQQNG, encoded by the coding sequence ATGCGAAATCTGCTTTCCCTGTTTGATCTTTCGACGGAAGAAATCGAAGCGATTTTTTCGATCGCCGCTGACCTCAAAGCGAAGCTCGCCAAAGGCGTACGCGAACCGCTGTTGCAAGGTCGCGTGATGGGCTTGTTGTTTGAAAAGCAGTCGCTGCGGACGCGCGTGAGCTTCGAGACCGGCATGGCGCAGCTGGGCGGTTCGAGCCTCTTTTTGGGCGAAGACGTCGGTTGGGGAAAACGAGAAACGCCGCAAGATTTTGGCCGCGTGATCAGCCAGTACCTCGACTTCATCGTTTGTCGGGCCAAGTCGCATGAACGCGTCACCGAACTGGCGGAGCACTGCACTTGCTCGATCATCAACGGTTTGACCGACCTGTTCCACCCGTGCCAGGCGCTCGCCGACTTGATGACGGTGCAGGAAGAGTTCGGTTCGCTGAAGGGAATGAAAATCGCCTATGTCGGCGACGGCAACAACGTCAGCCGCAGCTTGGCGCTGGCCTGTGCGAAGATGGGCGCCGAGTTCGCCATCGCTTCGCCGGAAGGGTATGAGCTGGACCAACCCTTCTTGATTCGCGTCGATCAGGCTTGTCCCGATTCGTTCGTGAAGATGACGCACGATCCGTTTGAAGCGGTCGACGGCGCCGTCGCCGTTTACACCGACGTCTGGGCCAGCATGGGTCAAGAAGCGGAACAAGCGCAGCGCGAAGTCGCCTTCGCCGACTACCAGGTCAACAAGAAGTTGATGGACGCCGCCGCCAAAGACGCGATCTTCCTCCACTGCCTGCCGGCGAAACGCGGCCAGGAAGTGACCGACGAAGTGATGGACGCCAAGACGTCGCGCATTGTCGAACAAGCCGGCAACCGAATGCATGCCCAGAAGGGCGTGTTGGTCTGGCTGTCGCAGCAGAACGGCTAA
- a CDS encoding aspartate aminotransferase family protein, which produces MSTSVSHRSSTETAELFKQYVVPNYGRYPVSLVRGEGSRVWDAEGKEYLDFFPGWGCNLLGHCPDMIVAAVQEQIATLIHVPNSWLIEAQGQWAKLLSERSFGGQAFFCNSGTEANEAAIKLARLHTPPERYKIITFQGGFHGRTFGATSATAQPKYHEGIGPLLAGFSYAPFGDLEAVEQLIDDQTAAIMVEPIQGEGGVRIPPEGFLAGLRELADKHNLLLIFDEVQTGCGRTGQWFGYQHFGVTPDILTLAKSLCGGVAGGALLTTKEIAPSLRPGMHAATFGGNPIAARAGIAAIEQIERDNLLENVSVISDIFRDRMLALQEECDLVQEVRVVGMMIGVELTIEGAPAVKACLEKGLLINCTQGNVIRLLPAMNLTPEEVHQGCDILVDVIRNMAPAA; this is translated from the coding sequence CGACCAGCGTGAGCCACCGGAGCTCGACCGAAACCGCCGAGCTATTCAAGCAATACGTCGTCCCCAACTACGGGCGCTATCCGGTTAGCCTGGTTCGCGGCGAAGGCTCGCGCGTTTGGGACGCCGAAGGAAAGGAATATCTCGACTTCTTCCCCGGCTGGGGCTGCAATCTGCTCGGGCACTGCCCCGACATGATCGTCGCGGCCGTGCAGGAACAGATCGCCACCCTGATTCACGTTCCCAACAGCTGGCTGATCGAAGCCCAGGGACAATGGGCCAAGCTCTTGTCGGAACGAAGCTTTGGCGGTCAGGCCTTCTTCTGCAACAGCGGCACCGAAGCGAACGAAGCGGCGATCAAACTGGCCCGTCTTCACACGCCGCCGGAACGTTACAAGATCATCACGTTCCAAGGTGGCTTCCACGGTCGTACCTTTGGCGCAACCTCGGCGACCGCCCAACCGAAATATCACGAAGGAATCGGGCCGCTGCTCGCCGGATTCTCCTACGCTCCGTTTGGCGATCTGGAAGCGGTCGAACAACTGATCGACGATCAAACCGCCGCGATCATGGTGGAGCCGATTCAGGGTGAAGGGGGCGTTCGCATCCCGCCGGAAGGTTTCCTGGCCGGTCTCCGCGAACTGGCCGACAAGCACAACCTGCTGTTGATCTTTGACGAAGTGCAGACCGGCTGCGGTCGCACCGGTCAATGGTTCGGCTATCAGCACTTCGGCGTGACTCCGGACATTTTGACCCTCGCCAAAAGCTTGTGCGGCGGCGTCGCCGGCGGCGCTTTGTTGACGACCAAAGAGATCGCTCCCAGCTTGCGTCCTGGCATGCACGCGGCGACCTTCGGCGGCAATCCGATCGCCGCTCGGGCCGGCATCGCCGCGATCGAACAGATCGAACGCGACAACCTGTTGGAAAACGTCAGCGTCATCAGCGACATCTTCCGCGACCGGATGTTGGCGCTGCAGGAAGAATGCGACCTGGTCCAGGAAGTCCGCGTCGTGGGAATGATGATCGGCGTCGAACTGACGATCGAAGGCGCTCCCGCGGTGAAGGCCTGCTTGGAAAAGGGGCTGCTGATCAACTGCACCCAAGGCAACGTCATCCGGTTGTTGCCGGCGATGAACTTAACCCCGGAAGAGGTCCACCAGGGGTGCGATATCCTGGTCGACGTCATCCGCAACATGGCGCCAGCCGCCTAA
- a CDS encoding ankyrin repeat domain-containing protein, which translates to MLKLTDAAKQGKAQIVIDAIHSGVAVDLQQLLRKVFQDFHTIRKGPGHQELAEYLLAAGAQPERELVYEAARGGHANLITLLLDRGLERDLFVAAALGETKEVELHLSSIHECDSQGMTPLHYGCGSSVWRGSPDGQQRQAETTSRLLQGGADPNATSAYCGLVDVTPLFCVAWTGGHIEIANQLLTAGAKITPNVFFAAVGHFQRHGDGNYEIAALLLKHGFDINAGEERMALHAFAAHEDARGVAWLLDHGADVDARDADGNTPLIAAAKRNSGVKVIQQLIDAGADLAAVNNAGLDALHAAQIAGKSKTTTLLQQAITSREAT; encoded by the coding sequence TTGCTAAAGCTTACCGACGCCGCCAAACAAGGGAAAGCGCAGATCGTCATCGACGCGATCCACAGCGGCGTCGCGGTCGACCTGCAACAATTGCTTCGCAAGGTCTTCCAGGACTTTCACACGATCCGGAAAGGCCCTGGCCATCAAGAGTTGGCCGAATATCTTCTCGCTGCCGGCGCGCAGCCAGAGCGAGAACTCGTTTACGAAGCGGCCCGCGGCGGACATGCGAACCTGATTACGCTGCTGCTGGATCGTGGCTTGGAGCGCGACTTGTTCGTCGCGGCGGCTCTGGGAGAAACGAAAGAGGTTGAACTTCACCTGAGTTCAATCCATGAGTGCGACTCGCAGGGAATGACGCCGCTTCACTATGGCTGCGGATCGAGCGTGTGGCGCGGGTCTCCTGACGGGCAGCAACGTCAAGCGGAGACCACCTCGCGACTGTTGCAAGGAGGCGCCGATCCTAACGCAACCAGCGCCTACTGCGGCCTGGTCGACGTTACCCCGCTCTTTTGCGTCGCATGGACCGGGGGACATATCGAGATTGCGAACCAATTGTTAACCGCCGGCGCCAAGATCACGCCGAACGTCTTCTTCGCCGCGGTCGGACACTTTCAACGACACGGCGACGGCAACTACGAGATCGCAGCGCTGCTGCTGAAGCATGGCTTCGACATAAACGCCGGTGAGGAGCGCATGGCGCTACATGCGTTTGCCGCGCATGAAGACGCCCGCGGAGTCGCGTGGTTATTGGATCATGGCGCCGACGTGGATGCTCGCGATGCCGACGGCAATACGCCGCTGATTGCCGCCGCCAAGCGGAACTCCGGCGTCAAGGTGATCCAGCAGTTGATCGACGCCGGAGCGGACTTGGCGGCGGTAAACAACGCAGGACTTGACGCATTGCACGCGGCTCAGATCGCCGGCAAATCGAAAACGACGACGCTGCTCCAGCAGGCGATTACCAGTCGAGAAGCAACCTGA